ttaagtcccaccttattcaatgtattaatgaacagattagcatcagagatgtatcctccaggggtcacgacgatcatatatgctgatgacattcttatacaaggcacttctgggaacaaaattcaagatgctcttaacatacttggtacaacctgtcacaagttaggcttagttataaatgcagataaaaccaaatacgagtataggaaacgaagaaatataacacttactctaaatggtgtggaactgagccgtgtacagaagtacaagtatctgggcatgtatgttggatacacatgtgagagtaaaaatgctgaaataaatcatatcagcaccttatgtaaagcccgtctgcatcctctaaaagcactggctttttctggtaaaggtgttggggtacctatcttgcggatgttatacataagcactgttcggtccctgatagactacgcagcacccgtattgtcttacacaggccaaggcagaattcaaaaaatagagctgatacagaacgaggctatgaggattattcttggatgtcaaagaaatgcaatgattgaaataatgagaatggaattaaatttacagagtgtgtgtgatagagtccgtgacattaacattagagtatctattcgtttcatgcggagtaaaggaggggataagctgtttgagagcgttcagacctgcttgagtgacgtacacacttccaggaaactgagggagacacgctatacgagaggattagctcatgacctcagggaatacgacgtacttgactgctgtaaaccctctcgacagtgtaatatgtctgctccctggaaagtacagaaaatagacgtcgaaattgtacccctcaaggtgaaaaagattcatcatgaaccgggacaattacggtgtttgtatggaagcatgatatctcggttaccaagaggcaacagtttacatgtatattgcgacgggtcggtggcggaagatggcagggcagggtgtggtgtcctaataagggattatacggagtttgggactgtggacaggataattgaactccggcttagtaattatatatcatccacacaagctgaactgcaggccattctggcgtgtttggaggaagtacgtcatgacgacaaaaatgtttttgtatttgtcgatagccgaggagcactggagtccttaaacagtcgaaacccagtcttcatgtctatagtggaggactgtaagagaagaataactgagatacagctgaaaggttatagtgtgaaattcatgtggattccatctcatgttggaatagtgctcaacgaggtggcggatgacttggccaaacgtgccacatcaaaaccacaagttgacattgaatgtgaattcacaatgagacaaataagaagcaaaatcagaaatattcaggcacaggcgggagtggagaggagagagataatgtatgagagtagtcaaaccatgcaacactacatgtatgtgagtcaaaacacccatttcacttatggtaaaaggagaaatgcttggagtgactctgtgtacatgcggctcaggcttgggtacaaatattactgggaatatgggatagatgttcatggtaatgacacgaagtgtaaactatgtggtatgttaaggtctcacaccctggcccattatgttcttgattgtccgttgattaatgtatatagaaacactgagataaggactgttcctgaacaaatagcctggatgtgtcacaacggaaaggttgatgatattcttgagagatataagaattttgcaccaagattgtaatattttgttgaattatctgcaggtgtcttgcaaattgtctatacagtatacctaggtcattaaagtatttgtgtgtacgtctgataacatactacttgtgagggaggaaatgtatatttttacctctcagaatgtttggtaatgtgtttatttgtgatgtgtgtctatgtatatattaacacgttgtactgaacggggtgagaatagcttgagctacctcatccctttgtgtgtattttacctcaataaacttatttcaatttcaatttcaatgtataCGATAGTTCTaattaatttacttgtatgttttaataaacatgatttggcattcatactcgaaatgtgaaagttgtaggtcaatatgtgttgaaataaagtcaagaaaaaataacccccaaacacacaatatagggataattatactgatttaggggatatatttagcgTATATTTTTTATAAATCAAAAAGCCCTAATCAGgttcctaatcatcaaaacaatctAAAGAAACAAGAAAAATAGTTTAAAATCTGTGAAAAAATAAGCCCAAAAAAATTCAGTCACAAGTTTTTGCCAGTTATGACTGATTTATTCACCAATTttattctatcttcacataggtAGGGACGggtatgcattctccaggatgtagaggttacaacaaaatcagaaaaataatctccctcctccccccaaaaaattgaGGACATTGATGAAAGTCACAGATAATACCATTAGACAATGTATTTgtgtgatatataacaaaatagagcataataacatacttactcattattatttgtgttattatgtatttctcAGCAATgcaataaaggcaccagctgcatatccactttgtggacacttcttgccaCTATTCTTTGTGCCGCGGACAGAtgtttgcatctctttattactgcattatccctcagtccCAGGTAATAGGAACTATTCTCctatcaacaaaacgttcttctttaaaaaaaaattgtctaaattTCATTtatgaaaatattgggatgaggTTTTCATgatgctgaagccaataagttggaaaatttttaacatttaatattaattttcacataattcatatatattttcgCCCAGCCCTAGCTTATACCCTcatttacagcccaggctgtagcagtgTAAGGGCTAAAGCAGAAGATATACAAGGAACTTTCATCTCTGCCGGTGGTTAAGGAGGCCCAATGCTAAACAGAATACAACATGTGCTGGagttttattgatttattatggctAAATTTTAAACAAAAGTTCTTGAAATATTAAAACTCTTTAACAGTGTACATCCCTGTCTCACCCTACACATCTATGTCTCACCCTACACATCCCTGTCTCACAATTGCattcacatcactgttccacaccACACATCCCTGTCTCACACTACACATcactgtcccacaccacacatcactgtCCCACAGTACACATAGTAATAAACTAAATTCTAAACACAAAGTATTTATCACATTAATTATAATTTTTACGGTAATGATAATCGTATAAATTAATTACGGTAATGATAATCGTATAAATTAATTACAAATTATGAACATGGCAGGTCATTGGAGGGTCagtgatcgtaggctgctgctggaaatgggagatcgtaggctgctgctggaggtgggaggtcGTAGGCAACTTCTTGACTGCATTCacaaacttcttgattgcattcacaaacttcttgattgcattcccaaacttcttgattgcattcccaaacttcttgattgcattcacaaacttcttgattgcattcacaaacttcttgattgcattcacaaacttcttgattgcattcacaaacttcttgattgcattcacaaacttcttgattgcattcacaaacttcttgattgcattcacaaacttcttgattgcattcccaaacttcttgattgcattcccaaacttcttgattgcattcacaaacttcttgattgcattcacaaacttcttgattgcattcacaaacttcttgattgcattcacaaacttcttgattgcattcacaaacttcttgattgcattcacaaacttcttgattgcattcacaaacttcttgattgcattcacaaacttcttgattgcattCACAAACTTCGGGGATGCATCCATTAACTTCCGGGTTGCATCCACTAACTTCCAGGTTGCATTCACTTACTTCCGGGTTGCATTCACTAACTTCCGGGTTCGAAGGTTGAAGATCCAGGAAATCTGGAAAGCAATGGGATCATTAAGTGAATGAtggatatatatatcaataattaAATTGCGTGTGTGTGCAAACGAATAAAGAAAAAGAATGTTGGAAAAGTTTGTCAAATGCTCAGTTACCTTCACCGTCATTGTGGGGGTTGAAGTGACTAGCTTCAGGGACGCCGGGGTACATGGGCGAACAACATACTGAACACGATGAACGATTCGCACACTTTTGACCATCTTTGGGTGGAATTGGGTCCTGGAAATTGGTACAACCACATTTCTCTGGGGCAGACATGTTGGCTAGAAGATCTGGAAAAATAATGGATCATTATagaagattgatggatagatattattttacacacacacatactagatGGGGTCTACGACGATGACTAGGATGACTTGGTGGCCAGGTCTCTCCCTAACCCCTATCCCATGCCCCCTTTTTCACTTACATAAATTTTTACCATTCTTGTAACTATTTTCAATATGCACTGTCGTAATAATTATAAACATCTTCACACCATCTCCATTCCAACTGTACACCCTCCCTCTTTTTCAcacatccatacattaaaacattggttGTAACCATGATGtatatgtacttccgcctacagtttagacctattgtcttgtgtatgaccctctgtcctgcgtgacagaggattccagcattatcctcacttcagtaagacttaatcgaaatcctcagataaggaaaaattgtaattaattttgtcaataaagatgttaataataataaatccctCCCTCAATCTATGCACACCCTGCCCATCACCCCCTTACATTccctacctatctattcctcatACATACCCTCACTATCTCCCTCTATACCACCCTCGCAGTCTTcccccacatacaccctccccatcactcctAGTACACCATCCTGGTCTCCAACACATACATCCACCGACTTTGTGAAGAGGGTGCATAGGGCCCATTATATATAGACAAACATCACACACACTAAACTTTAAAAGCAACTTGGTTGACATCTTACCTGAATTCCTCTTACTCTCCTCCTGTGCATTTATGGATCCATCGTACTGGCTCTCCAGCCAAGCGTCAGCTGGCTCCCCGTGCTTCAAGAGGTCCATTCCTGGCGTCCAGATATTGTTAGAGATATAAAACATATACAATGTATAATGAATGCGTTCATAACACTAAAAACATAACAATTATAATAcaattatcaattatataatacaAAAGTGAAAACTTTATGTATTATCTTCACTTGCCTGCAATTTCCATTTCTGGAGGCACCCTCAAGACGCCGAGCAGCCTGAGGGAACCAAACATAACCAAACAAAGACCACCAGACCAGGCCACTATGGCCAGCGCCCCCACTATGTTTCAGGCGAGGACCTCCGCGCTGCCCCCGTACACAATGCCACCATCCTGGAAGAGGGCCACAGcaaccagcccccacaacccacctcccATGTGTACAGCCACAGCATCAAGTGGGTCGTCAACTGTGGAAGAAATATTAATTAACTTTACACTCACAAACTCAAGAGTCCCAATATGCACGTACATTTTGAAGTAATATAAAAAGAGAATAATATTTAAGTATTTTCTTTACATCTACAGAACATAACATTAGAGTTAAATATTTAAAATTCAAGTTAAGAAAACCACAAGTAGCCAGTTTTATCTAAGACAAAGTTGTTAAGAAAACTGAGCGGTGAGAGAAGCAGTAACGTACCCTTCAACTCGGGCAGAAGGGTGTGGATGGCGAGGAACACTGATCCACCCACTGTACCAATGACACAGGCACTCCACGGCTGGACAACGTTGCACCCGACACTGATTGACACCTGTCATGGAAATATGTCCTTAAGCATTGGATAAACAAACTCACATACAAATTGCAAGTAACGGTATTTTGATAAGAAATTAGTTATCATAATACTAAATTAAGTTTAAATTAAATGTCCATCCATGAAAATTAACAGCTAGCAGAGTCCGTCACACTAGCACCAGATGGACTCCCGGCCACACAGTGCAGAGTGGTACTTACCATGCCAGCGAGAGAACCATTAAGGGCCATTAGGAAGGACCAGAGGGACTCCCTCCTAGAATGATTCATCAAGAGCACAGCGATGCCTCCTGAAGAGGCCGATATCGCAGTGTTGAAGACAACCTTGGCAATGGCTACAGCATCAACCTCGTGGCTGATGGACGCTTGGAACCCTCCGTTGAAGGCCAGGAACCCGAAGAGCAGAATTAAGAATCCCTGAGCTGCCAGCTGGAAGTTCAAACACAACTTTACACCTTCATCTTGACGTATAATATTTGTATTAAACAtgatattccactaaaattatatCTTGCTTCATGACTTCATATAATAACACATATTACTAATGCTCTATGAACATACCGTCACAGAGTGTCCACGTATCTCCTTGCCCTTGGGTCCGAAGCGACCGATTCTGGGTCCAAGAATTACAGCCCCAACAAGAGCTGCAACGCCCCCTGTGAGGTGGACGACGCCGGAGCCACCGAAGTCCTGGTAGTGTTGAGTCTTGAGCCAGCCAACgtctgaccaggtccagtgtgacACCACAGGGTACACCACACCTGTACAAACACAAATATTATCATAACCAGGTACACCACAGCTGTACCAACACACAAACATTGTCATATCCAGGTACACCATTGGGGCTGTCTTACATATGCCAGCTGTGCAAATGTTAGACAGTCTCCTCTCTTATGAATTTTgagacacagaaacaaagatataAAGAGAATCGGATTCCTTCCAccccaccatttggtcaccacttggtccgggagacatctcccgtcacgcagggtgcagtcgcacctccacagatctccagtatcatctattgatactggtgatggctcaaaagggccaccacttacgggctattcatgcccgtgccaccttttggatggcttaatcgtcatcttggacacattcatgggagacatctcccgtcacgcagagtgcacttgcacctccacagatctccagtatcagctcttgatactggtgatggctcgaaagggccaccacttacgagctattcatgcccgtgccatcttttgggtggcttcatcttcatcttcttcatctgtttaaaacacgggaaacatctcccgtcacgctgggtgcagacgcacctccacagatctccagtatcatctattgatactggtgatggctcaaaagggccaccacttaccaattcatggccgtgccaccttttgggtggcttcatcttcatcttaacacattcacaagggagacatctcccatcatgcagggtgcattcgcacctccacagatctccagtatcagctcttgatactggtaatggcttaaaatggccaccacttacgggctattcatgcccgtgccaccttttgggtggcttaatcttcatcatcatcatcatcatacccagagaacaccatttggtcaccacttggtccgggagacatctcccgtcacgcagggtgcagttgcgcctccacagatctccagtatcatcttttgatactggtaatggctcgaaaggaccaccacttacgagctattcatgcccgtgccaccttttgggtagcttcatcttcatcttaacacattcacaagggagacatctcccgtcatgcagggtgcattcgcacctccacagatcttcagtatcagctcttgatactggtaatggcttaaaaaggcctccacttacgggctatttatgcccgtgccaccttttgggtggcttaatcttcatcaatcaatcaatcaccttcCACCCACCAGACAGCATGACGGAGCAGATGAGGTAGGCGTTGAAGGCACACCGCTCAGCCATCGACCCGGAGACTATGGTGGCAGCTGTGGCAGCGAACGCGAACTGGAACAACCAAAAGACCAGGCGCTCGTTCGCCAGCCCGTATGTCCAATCGCCCATGCCAGAGAAGCTGTTTCCTCTTCCAAATGCCAGCTGGAACCCTACCAGCAAGTACGCTATGGCACTTATGACTGGAGAGAGCGATAAGGTAGATGTTTAGTACAGGAATAAGCACTAAAAGAAGTGATGGAGACAGTACTGGAAAGAAGTAATTAAGGCGGGTCAGGGAGGGATTAAAGAGGACTATATGGTAGTAGAATTTTTATAATTTCAAAATTATGCATAACACCTGCAGACTTGGGTTTGGAAAACCAAATATATATTTCTCAAGAAATGGGCGAGAACTTCACATATTAAAAACGAAGGCGGGTGTTTGATTACTTACCAATAATGTGTAAGTTCTTGAAAAGAATGTTGGCAGTGTTCTTGGACCTTACGTATCCTGCCTCAAGCAACGTGAACCCCGTCTGCAACACTGTTGGAAAAAATACAAATTGTATATCAAATTCATTTAAAGCATGTTAAAATTATTTCCAGAATAGAGAATACCTGTATTTTATTACTGAATAAATACTTGATTTCTATATATAACAGAATGCATGTCGGTCTCCTAGTCCTttagccgatagtttgatgcaagtgatctatctcctttcttaaaaattggtaccacattagcaaccttccatgactctggcactctgcctgactctattgatttattaaatatggtagacagtgcctcccaaagctcctctttgcattctttaagcaccttggcaaacacttcaaccggccctggggatttgtttggtttgagttttactgtttgtttaataacatcctccctggtaactgctaaactagtcaacctgtccacgtcctcacccacatagacttgttcggctgaaggcatggtGTTAAGTTCcattttagtaaatacagagataaaatatttattaaaaatactactcatctcctcgtcattatccgttatctgacatgtctgtttttaatggacctatactTTCCCTAGTCTGTTCGATATaaactgaaaaaaactttagaatttgtctttgcttgccctgctatgcgaacttcatagtttctttttgccctccttatctctttttaacatttctaaccagttgtacgaatttctgttctaaactgacttccccattcttaatcctgttgtaccaagctctctttctacctataaggttcttcagatactttgttatccacttggggtcattggtattcgatctattcaatttgtatggaatACTACGTTCCTATGCTTTgcatagaatatttttaaatcagttatattttaaatccacatcgaaatcccttttttacgtcacctatcgctgggtttacatctcgctccaagactgccaaacccccatgcccaagactccaatctatttgaccaaaaaattcttaggcacCAATCGCTGGGTTCatatctcgctccaagaccggccaaccctcatgcccaagactttccaatctatttgacccaaaacatttcttaggctattaaaatcagcttttcgaaaatctggcactttaacagaattttctcctacagatctatttcattctatgctaaatctgatttctctgtgatcactgttccctagctcactccctatttcgatgtcattaatttgtgtttcccctgctagttaacactaaatctaaaatattattttcccgcgttggttccaatGTGTTGCGTaacaaagcaatcgtcaattaattctataaatcttctgcttcatcattccctaccgcccctcgcggtcacctgtccctcgatagaattcttggtgactcggatacttttgatatcgttcgccttatgcgtttttgttctcgtattggcatccttggtgatatttagcgccctctgattattttgcgtatttgatggtgctacatagccttcccggtttggtgccttcttttgataattacttacttacttacttcattaTTAACTGTTCTGgtaaaccaatttattccactaaaattaaagtcatccatggcacaaatactgttagacccagatgctctagatatttcatcccataggtgctttgcttccatcccgtctaagtttggtggcctgtatatagctcctattataagatttgcTTTTTCGTTAAATTCTATCcatatagtttctgtgtgtggttcagttttgattccctctttgagactacatttcaaattgtccctaacatatatggctactccccctcctcgtctaatatatctatctgtgtgaataaatccatttatttgatattcagctaatagttctctattttctacattcatccacgtattTAGTGGATGGTTAGTATCCACTAAATAAGTTTTAGTAAAGACAGtatttagtgaagatggttacagggaTGAGCATGGTTATTTGTAATGTAAATTGTTACAGTGTTGGaggctgtgtgtagtgaagatggttatagtgatgatggCTGTGAGTAGTTAAGGTATTTACAGCGAGGAAGATTGGGTGAAATAAAGACGGTAAGTGATGATGCCCGTCAATAAAGACGGTGAGATGCCTTAAATAAAGACGGTAAGATAATGAGTAGTGAAGAAGCTTACAAAAATGAAGATAGTATGTAGGAAATATGTAGTGATGCAGACGGTGAAAGCGAATTCAGTATTACATTTTCTGCGATAGAGATCGAAGGGAAAGGGGGGTGGGGACAGAGGGCAGGAAAGGTGAGAAAGGGTGGATGTTGGGGAAGAGGGGTGAGATAGGACAGAGCAGAAGAGAGGGGAGAATACGGAAAGAGATAactgaaagggggagagagagagagaggagtaattGAGAGAGCGGGGATGGGAAAGATAGACCCGGTCGCAGCCTAGTATTCTCCCTCCCAAAGTAATGTATATGAAGATACCGTGATCTGTATATCTGTTTATATACTTTTAAAAGTGGTGCTTTCAAGAGGACACTGTTAATTAGAAACGTGCCGCTAATGATAGGAAATAACATTAACGTTGATACTCACTGAATATTAGGATTCCGGTCAGAATGAGGAAGAACATGTCCTGGTCAGTCAGCGAGGGAGCCAGCAGGTCACGTTCCTCCCGGACGACTGAAGACAGCGTCGCTGACGGCGGGTCTTCGGCAGACATTAACCAGGTTATATCTTGGCCGGAATCCATAGTTGGATCTCTCAAAATCGCAAGGAAAATATCCTAGTCAACTGAAGACGAAATGGGGTACACCTTCTCACTCTCAAGCTCCTCCAACTACTGTCTGTTttcggttgattgattgattgatgaagattaagccacccaaaaggtggcacgggcatgaatagcccgtaagtggttttaagccattcccagtatcaagagctgatactggagatctgtggaggtgcgaatgcaccctgcatgatgggagatacctcccttgtgaatgtgttaagatgaagatgaagccacccaaaaggtggcacgggcatgaattggtaagtggtggcccttttgggccatcaccagtatcaatagatgatactggagatctgtggaggtgcgactgcacccagcgtgacgggagatgtctcccgtgttttaaacagaagatgaagatgaagccacccaaaaggtggctcgggcatgaatagcccgtaagaggtgacccttttgagccatcaccagtatcaatagatgatactacagatctgtggaggtgcgactgcaccctgcgtgacgggagatgtctcccgtgagaatgtgttaaaatgaagatgaagccacccaaaaggtggcacgggcatgaatagcccgtaagtggtggcccttttgagccatcaccagtatcaagagctgatactggagatctgtggaggtgcgactgcaccctgcgtgacgggaaatgtctcccgtggatgagtagattgatgaagattaagccacccaagaggtggcacgggcatgaatagcccgtaagtggtggccctttcgagccattaccagtatcaaaagatgatactggagatctgtggaggcgtaactgcaccctgcgtgacgggagatgtctcccggaccaagtggtgaccaaatggtgctgttttcggattgattgatgaagattaagccacccaagaggtggcacgggcatgaatagcccgtaagtggtggccctttcgagccattaccagtatcaaaagatgatactggagatctgtggaggcgcaactgcaccctgcgtgacgggagatgtctcccggaccaagtggtgaccaaatggtgggaCACTGTTttcggattgattgattgatgaagattaagccacccaag
Above is a window of Procambarus clarkii isolate CNS0578487 chromosome 11, FALCON_Pclarkii_2.0, whole genome shotgun sequence DNA encoding:
- the LOC123758196 gene encoding putative ammonium transporter 1, with amino-acid sequence MDSGQDITWLMSAEDPPSATLSSVVREERDLLAPSLTDQDMFFLILTGILIFRAIYRPPNLDGMEAKHLWDEISRASGSNSICAMDDFNFSGINWFTRTVNNEVMLQTGFTLLEAGYVRSKNTANILFKNLHIIVISAIAYLLVGFQLAFGRGNSFSGMGDWTYGLANERLVFWLFQFAFAATAATIVSGSMAERCAFNAYLICSVMLSGVVYPVVSHWTWSDVGWLKTQHYQDFGGSGVVHLTGGVAALVGAVILGPRIGRFGPKGKEIRGHSVTLAAQGFLILLFGFLAFNGGFQASISHEVDAVAIAKVVFNTAISASSGGIAVLLMNHSRRESLWSFLMALNGSLAGMVSISVGCNVVQPWSACVIGTVGGSVFLAIHTLLPELKVDDPLDAVAVHMGGGLWGLVAVALFQDGGIVYGGSAEVLA